One Vanessa cardui chromosome 17, ilVanCard2.1, whole genome shotgun sequence DNA window includes the following coding sequences:
- the LOC124536936 gene encoding basic juvenile hormone-suppressible protein 2-like, whose protein sequence is MKAIVCLVFGLAAMAAGHVVYNDQTIVNLDIKERQMFILKLLNHVMEPVVYKEIEDIGKDFKIETNVDLYTRQDVVKVFLNNLKFGFLPRGEIFTIHVDRQLKEVVTMFHMLYYAKDFATFIKTACWMRLYLNEGMFVYALTVAVRHREDCKGIILPPPYEIYPYYFVRADVIQKAYLLKMKKGLLDTKLCDFYGIKKTDKDIYIIDENVYDRRFYLNDEDRLRYFTEDIDLNTYYYYFHVDYPFWMKDDVMTNKFMFRRWELTLYMYQQILARYYLERLSNGLGDIPTLSWHKTIRKGYWPWMMLHNGVQFPVRFNNYVMTDNKNIGVLNLVQNYEKIINEAIIKGYVEINGLRLELTKTEDIEMLGKLIYGTIDKVNITKNQVDAYRYLLILMKAVVGLNTINTDKYFVVPSVLDSYQTALRDPVFYQLQKRLCYFLILFKMRLPSYTHEDLSFPGVKIDNIVVDKLVTYFDDYLMDMTNAVTLTQDEVKKTTSDMIFYVRKRRLNHQPFKVVVDIQSDKAVDCVVRMFLGPKVDHLGRVIDLNVNRLNFVELDSFLYKLNTGKNTIVRNSIDMHNLVRDRIMTRDLWKKIDTVTDMRDLLIKDLRNYHTGFPIRLLLPKGRVGGMQMVLYVIVTPLKLVDNVDVTMFDTTRKDLTVDFRSTVLLDKMPLGFPLDRPIDLTKFFTSNMKFLDIFIYHKEQVCDMKTRWDRYVLRNYNLVDKTVFGNYMDTDVDINMKFDRNVNIYDM, encoded by the exons ATGAAGGCGATTGTGTGCTTAGTCTTTGGCCTAGCGGCTATGGCCGCTGGTCATGTGGTTTACAACGATCAGACGATCG ttaACCTGGATATAAAGGAACGTCAAATGTTCATTTTGAAGCTACTGAACCATGTTATGGAACCAGTCGTGTACAAGGAAATCGAAGACATCGGTAAAGACTTCAAAATAGAAACTAACGTTGATCTATACACG AGACAAGATGTTGTCAAAGTATTCCTTAACAACCTGAAGTTCGGTTTTCTGCCTCGTGGTGAAATATTCACCATTCATGTTGACCGTCAACTTAAAGAGGTCGTCACCATGTTCCACATGTTGTACTACGCCAAGGACTTCGCTACCTTCATTAAGACCGCGTGCTGGATGCGTCTGTACCTTAACGAAGGCATGTTCGTTTATGCTCTAACTGTAGCCGTCAGACATCGTGAGGATTGCAAGGGTATCATTCTCCCACCACCTTATGAAATCTATCCTTACTACTTCGTTCGTGCTGACGTCATTCAAAAGGCTTACCTTCTCAAGATGAAGAAGGGTCTTCTTGACACTAAGCTGTGCGACTTTTACGGAATCAAAAAAACCGACAAAGATATCTATATTATAGACGAAAACGTATATGATCGTCGTTTCTACTTGAACGATGAAGACAGGCTCAGATACTTTACTGAAGACATTGACCTTAACacatactactactacttcCACGTCGACTATCCATTCTGGATGAAAGATGATGTTATGACAAACAAATTTATGTTCAGACGCTGGGAATTAACGCTATACATGTACCAACAAATTCTTGCTAGATACTACTTAGAGCGTTTGTCCAACGGTCTTGGTGATATTCCTACGCTTTCGTGGCACAAAACTATTCGTAAGGGTTACTGGCCCTGGATGATGCTTCACAATGGCGTTCAGTTCCCAGTCAGGTTCAACAACTATGTAATGACAGACAATAAGAACATTGGAGTATTGAACCTTGTTCAGAACTACGAAAAGATTATAAACGAAGCTATAATTAAAGGTTACGTTGAA atCAATGGATTAAGATTAGAGCTGACTAAGACTGAAGATATTGAAATGTTAGGAAAACTTATCTACGGCACTATTGACAAAGTTAACATCACTAAAAATCAAGTAGACGCTTACCGCTACTTGCTCATTTTAATGAAAGCTGTTGTTGGCCTGAACACGATTAACACTGACAA atACTTCGTTGTACCCAGCGTTCTCGACAGCTACCAAACGGCTCTACGTGACCCCGTATTCTACCAACTGCAAAAACGTTTGTGCTACTTCCTAATACTCTTCAAAATGCGTCTTCCTAGCTACACTCACGAAGATCTCTCATTCCCTGGAGTCAAGATTGACAACATTGTAGTCGACAAACTTGTCACGTACTTCGATGACTACTTAATGGATATGACTAACGCAGTCACACTTACCCAAGATGAAGTTAAAAAGACTACATCTGACATGATCTTCTATGTCCGCAAACGCCGCCTCAATCATCAACCATTCAAAGTAGTAGTTGACATTCAGTCTGACAAAGCTGTTGACTGTGTTGTCAGGATGTTCTTAGGACCCAAAGTAGACCACTTGGGACGCGTAATCGACCTCAACGTGAACCGCCTTAACTTTGTTGAACTTGACTCTTTCCTGTACAAGCTTAACACTGGTAAGAACACAATTGTCAGAAACTCCATTGACATGCACAACCTTGTCCGCGACCGCATCATGACCCGTGATCTCTGGAAGAAGATTGACACTGTCACCGACATGAGGGATCTCCTGATCAAGGATCTGAGAAACTACCACACTGGTTTCCCAATCAGGCTGCTGCTTCCTAAAGGTCGCGTTGGTGGTATGCAGATGGTTCTGTACGTTATTGTTACACCCCTGAAGTTAGTCGACAACGTTGACGTAACTATGTTCGATACTACCCGCAAAGACTTAACAGTAGACTTCAGATCCACTGTTCTGCTTGACAAGATGCCTCTTGGTTTCCCCCTTGATCGTCCAATTGATCTTACCAAATTCTTTACTTCCAACATGAAATTCTTAGACATCTTTATCTACCACAAAGAACAAGTATGTGACATGAAGACTCGTTGGGATAGATACGTTCTGAGGAACTACAACTTAGTAGACAAGACAGTTTTCGGTAACTACATGGACACGGATGTCGACATCAACATGAAGTTTGACCGCAACGTCAATATTTATGACATGTAG
- the LOC124537120 gene encoding hexamerin-like — protein MKKLTLLLTSVLFLWTEGYVIQVPTETTNIKTTSVGWVHIQKLLMPLFENVCEESTDPIVVRLNEEFKLDPSHGFYMKPDVIENLQNLKANKGMLAKGEIFTEYDADHLNELKIVYDVLYYAKDFDTFYKAACWARQNVNCGLFVDAIYLAILNRRDTEKISIPAPYEVLPNYFIRKDFIIKASSLIRGETFTLPEWVRNEGNAYILDVNYTTNYYDDSDDKLAYFHEDIGLNSYYYLNRLKILPWITDLRNLQRNNCGEHIYHSMKQMMARYDLERYSNGLFELEGIDWDYIDEYSYDPMLIYSNGNEFSQRKRGNYDSEILMMLKNIENGLPAVVVHMRDGGYNKSEIINHLMEILVTGEKSYENLALQFLGVDKAVSRVPSALEHYMTTIRDPIFWKLNKKIVDIVDKALQVLPSYTRSQLYFPGVVVQNVEVKKIMSSFDNFEFDVTNALKSEGEDVKFQVKINQPRLNHKPFTFKITVSSQVAQKALIKLYLGPKVMPGELVEKKNMFMLLDRFEFNLKIGSNVVTRTSNDMMILSDDFTSLETLHKKVLDAEFGLDTLRSKSVWLQTRFPSRLILPKGTPEGLPMHLFVFVAPYVKATLGGTRNTLDLNSDAILSPGYPLDLSVEIQQLFNLPNALVKDIVITHKTESSFNKATNAYNSGNNDNIWQSSDVEFNRPNKPLALSARPAFKKTFDYKSKKNQYGKKNDYLKKDEIIEDRKTKDLITEDETSTKLSDETGPDNIEVINNIYITPEFGHDKSTEDKIDKNNMYYKISPFDIYDTEDVYFTPSDLKDTSNFDKFTDTDYNIKPRPLLKMPKKRFINYTLPY, from the exons ATGAAGAAATTAACATTATTGCTGACTTCGGTCCTATTCTTGTGGACTGAAGGGTACGTTATCCAAGTGCCTACGGAAacgacaaatataaaaacaa CTTCAGTGGGATGGGTTCATATTCAGAAGCTACTAATGCCATTATTCGAAAATGTTTGCGAGGAAAGCACAGATCCTATCGTCGTGCGGCTAAATGAAGAATTTAAACTAGATCCTTCGCATGGATTTTACATG aaaccAGATGTTATTGAAAACTTGCAAAACCTAAAAGCGAACAAAGGAATGTTAGCAAAAGGAGAGATATTTACAGAGTATGATGCAGATCATTTGAATGAACTCAAAATTGTTTACGATGTGTTATACTATGCAAAAGACTTTGATACCTTTTACAAAGCTGCATGCTGGGCTCGTCAAAATGTCAATTGTGGTTTATTTGTCGACGCGATATACTTGGCGATATTAAACAGACGTGACACAGAAAAAATCTCAATACCAGCTCCATATGAAGTTTTGCccaattattttatacgaaaagattttattataaaagcatCGTCATTAATCAGAGGAGAAACGTTTACTCTACCTGAATGGGTTCGCAATGAAGGTAACGCATATATATTGGACGTTAATTACACAACTAATTACTATGACGACAGCGACGATAAATTAGCCTATTTCCATGAAGATATAGGATTAAACTcctattactatttaaatagatTGAAAATATTACCGTGGATTACTGATTTGCGTAATTTACAAAGGAATAATTGCGGGGAACATATTTATCATTCGATGAAACAAATGATGGCTAGGTATGATTTAGAAAGATATTCGAACGGCTTATTTGAACTTGAAGGAATTGATTGGGATTACATTGATGAGTATTCGTATGATCCGATGCTCATATATTCCAATGGCAATGAGTTTAGTCAAAGAAAAAGAGGCAATTACGATAGTGAAATTCTAATGatgctaaaaaatattgaaaacggTCTACCAGCAGTCGTTGTTCATATG AGGGACGGTGGATATAATAAATCTGAAATTATTAACCATTTAATGGAGATCCTTGTGACTGGTGAAAAGAGCTACGAAAACTTAGCTCTACAATTCCTTGGCGTTGACAAAGCAGTTTCAAG GGTACCTTCTGCGTTAGAACATTACATGACTACTATTAGAGATCCTATATTTTGGAAATTGAACAAAAAGATAGTTGACATAGTTGACAAGGCACTGCAAGTTTTACCCAGTTATACTAGAAGTCAGCTCTATTTCCCCGGAGTCGTTGTACAAAACGTAGAAGTAAAGAAAATTATGTCATCATTTGACAATTTCGAATTTGACGTAACTAATGCGTTGAAAAGCGAAGGTGAAGATGTAAAATTCCAAGTTAAGATCAATCAACCTAGATTAAATCACAAACCTTTTACCTTCAAAATCACTGTATCATCCCAAGTAGCACAGAaagctttaataaaattgtatttgggGCCCAAAGTAATGCCCGGTGAGCTCGTTGAGAAGAAGAATATGTTCATGCTATTAGATCGATTTGAATTCAACCTCAAGATTGGAAGTAACGTGGTGACGAGGACTTCAAATGATATGATGATCTTGTCCGATGATTTTACTTCTCTAGAAACATTGCACAAAAAAGTATTAGATGCTGAATTTGGACTCGATACTTTGCGTTCAAAATCTGTATGGTTACAAACAAGATTTCCCTCTCGCTTAATCCTTCCAAAGGGTACCCCTGAAGGTTTACCTATGCATCTATTTGTGTTTGTAGCACCATACGTAAAGGCTACTTTAGGTGGAACGAGAAATACTTTAGATTTAAATTCGGACGCGATTCTATCGCCTGGTTATCCTCTTGATTTAAGTGTTGAAATCCAGCAACTATTCAACCTGCCAAATGCTTTGGTTAAAGACATAGTCATAACCCATAAAACTGAAAGTAGTTTTAATAAAGCAACTAACGCTTACAATTCTGGTAATAACGATAATATATGGCAATCGAGCGATGTAGAATTTAATCGTCCTAATAAACCACTGGCTTTGTCAGCACGAcctgcatttaaaaaaacatttgattataaatcaaaaaagaATCAGTAtggtaaaaaaaatgattatttgaaGAAAGATGAAATTATTGAAGATAGGAAAACGAAAGATTTGATTACCGAAGATGAAACATCAACAAAATTAAGTGATGAAACAGGCCCTGATAATATAGaagttattaacaatatttacatcACCCCAGAATTTGGACACGACAAATCAACTgaagataaaatagataaaaataacatgtattataaaatctCACCTTTTGATATTTATGATACAGAAGATGTTTATTTCACTCCTTCAGATCTGAAAgatacaagcaattttgataaatttactgatactgattataatataaaaccgcGTCCATTACTTAAAATGCCGAAAAAACGATTTATCAATTATACACTCCCTTActag